The genomic region AACAGGGAGGAAAAGTATTATGGAAGGAAAGATGGGAGCTGTATGCAAACGGAATGGAAATTGCCAACTGCTATACCGAAGAAACGTCGCCCGAAAAAGTGCGGCTCTTTTTTGAAAATGAAAGCAAAGCAAAAGCGCGGCACGCAAAAGTAAAACACATGGTCGACGCCGGATATTGGAAGATATTTAAAAATTTTCCCGAATGCTCGGGAGTTGCCATGGGCATGGACAGGCTTATCGCGCTGATATCGGGTCACAAGGCTATCTCATCCGTATTGCCATTCATGCTGTAATTCATTAGAATATAAGAATATTTTTATTTTGAGAGGAAATTATGATCAGAGGCGGTGAAATAAACAAAGGCACAGTCCTTTTAATTAAAAACGCTCCGTATCTTGTAGTGGAAAGAGAATTCGTAAATCCGGGAAAAGGAACCGCATTTGCACGCTGCAAACTTAAAAATTTAAAAGACGGCTCGGTTTTAAGTCAGCAGGTATTTAAAACTCCTGACATGGTCGAAGACGCAACCGTAGAGACAATCAACGCCCAGTTTATGTATTCCGAACCGGAAAACCATATCTTTCAAAACACCCAAACATTCGATCAAATTTCAGTTCCCGTAGAACTTAATCCGGACTTGAAGTATTATCTCCGCGACGACGTGGATTACCAGATAGTTATCTGGGAAGAAAACCCGATCGACGTAAAAATTCCGCAAAAAATGGTCTTTACCGTAGCCGAAAGCGAAAATTACGTAAAGGGTGACACCGTAAGCGGCGCTACAAAGCCCGTAACTACCGAAACCGGCCTTACCGTACGCGTTCCGCTTTTTATCAAGCAAAACGAAAAGATAATGATAAACACGGAAACAAATGAATATTTGGAGCGCATAAACAAATAAATAATATTTAGTTGCATTTATTAACTCTTAAATATAAAATTAATATATGCTGATATATTTTTTTACAAACCAACCCAAAGTTTGCGAAAAAATTGCCGACAAGCTGGAATCTGCCGGATATCAGACAATCGTATTAGAAAATCAAAAAATGTTTTTTCACCTTTTAAATTCAAGCGACGAAAAGCCTTCGCTGTTTGTCATGGATTATTCTATGTTTCAGCACGACGTGCTGAACATATACCGCTACATGAAAGAAAAAAATCGTATCGTGCCTCTGATATTTTACAATGACCCGTATCCCGACGAAACCGTCCGCGCGCGTTTTTGGATGTATCAATGCCGCACGCATTTCAAAGATTTGGACATAAGCCCTCTAAAAGACGCGTTTTATATCATCGCGCAGGCGGTCGATTCCAAAGAATTAAAGCCGTATATTCCTCTAATTCAAAAACCGCTTCCCTTCCATGACAAAGAAATCGACAATAAGATGCAAAGCCCGCCTCAAAAACCGGACGGTATAAATATTTATGAATTAAGGAAAAAGATGAAAATGCCGCCTTCGGTTTTTCATCTTTTTGAATTTTTATACGAAAGAATGGGGATTTTTGTTTCTGTTGACGAACTGAGGCACACCGTACTATTAAACGGAAGAACAGCGTGCCCGGGAAGCGTGTCTTCTTATATTTCCCGCCTACGCGCGTGCTTAAATCGCTGCAAAAACTGCAGAATGGATATTTTATATTCAAACAAATGCTATAAATTAATCTGCTATTAAGGCGGATACAGATAAATTCTTCATACCGGCAGCGGCAATCGCCACACACACCGCCTTTAAAACAAAAAAACTGCCGCAAAAGCACAAACGCTGCGGCAGCCTTTTAATTTATGCAAATATTTTTTTGCAAAACTATTTATTCAATGAAGCGGAAATGCGTTCAAGCACCTTTTTACGGTCAAGTGGTTTTATGATGTAATTTTTTGCTCCGAGAAGCAAAGATTTTTTTACCAATTCCTCTTTTCCGAGAGCGCTGACCATGATAACTTTTGCGTTTTTATCAAAAGCCATTATCTGCTCAAGAGCCGTAATTCCGTCCATCTTGGGCATAGTTATATCCATCGTAACCAAATCCACGTTCGGGAACAATTCCTTGTATTTATCAAGTCCGTCTTTTCCATCTTCGGCGGTTGCAATCACTTCATAACCTTCGCTCGCAAGGATCTGTCCGAGTTGTTTTGCGACAAATAATGAATCATCTACGATAAGGACACGGTATTTGGACCCGTCCGGCTTTACACCCTCGGGCGGACGTTCGTTGATTGACGGAAAATCTTGTTTTGTTTTCATATCGTTACTCTCCCCAAATTATGTGCGTTCCCTAATAGAAACATTTATTTCAACTTTACCGTATTCCGTTATAAGAGGTACTATAAGAGCCTCAATATTTTCGGAAGAATTTCCGCTTAAAGCGGCAATTTCCATTTTTTCGCCTACAAAAAGAACCGGAGGCGTAAGATCAAATTTAAAACCCAGTTCGTGAAGCTTGGTTACGGCCTGCGCCGTGATGATGTTCGCCAATTCGCTGATCGTAGCCTTCGCAAGATCGTCAAAACTTGTGAGAGTTTCGTTGTTCATTTTTGAAGCGATCTTAAGAGCGGTATCCGATGTCATGTCAAAAAGAACACGGCCTTCTACATCGCCTGCAAGTCCCACCAAGGCGGCAACGCCCATCATAGGCATCGCGGTGGATTTTAAATACAAATTTCCGCGTTTTACATCAGATCCGTCGAGAACCTCTTTTAAGACATTGTATGAAATCTCAACAAAGGGGTTAATATACTCTACACGCATACATATTTCTCCTTATAAGTTTATTATTGTTTGCTGTAAATGAAAAGAGAATCTATCATCTTCTCTTCCCATCCGTGTCGGGCGGACAATGATTCATTTTCACCTAAGACGACGATTCCGTTTCCTTTCAGCTTTTCGGCAAAGTCGTCAATAAGCGGGTCTTGCACGTTTTGCGGAAGCAGAGAAACAACATCGCGCGCAAAAATGATATCAACCATAGGAAGTACGTTGGTATTCGAACAATCATGGTATTCAAACATTATAGAATCTTTTATTTCTTGAGTAAACGTATACTCACCGTTGGCTTTATGGGTTACGTACGGAGCATACCAATCGTTTGCAAAAGACGCTTCTATGGACAAAAGAGGCGCGTTGGATACATTTAGAAGATCCTTATCGTGAGCGTAGATTCTGATCTTGGCTTCCGGATAGCGCTTTTTAAGAAGGCAAGCTAAAGAATACGTTTCATGTCCCTTGCCGCATCCTATGTTCCATACGATGATCTGTTTTGCAACGTTATCCGGCAACAGTTTATAGATGTTATCCGCCAGAGCTCGCGGCCACCAGGAAGACGAACCCTTCGACCAAAACGGACCGAGAAATTCGTCGGCCTTTTCTTTATTTTGAAGCTGCGTGGTCTTTCCGGCGCAAAGTTTAACCCATTCGGCGAAACGACGCTTTACCCAGCTTTCATTTATATGCGACACATAAAATTCTTCGATCGCCTGCAAATCATGAACAATAAAGTTATAGTCCTTGTCGCTTGCTTCGGAAGAAGCCGCTGCTGAAGCGGCATTAGCCGGCGATGAAGAGGGAACTGCATTTGCGGCACTTCTGCCTGCCGGCGCCGCTGCGGACGGCTGCTGTAAAACCACAGGTTTAATTGGTTTTGCAATTTCGGCGTCGATCTTTCCGCTGAAAATTCGATCTATGTCAAGCAAGATATACAGCTGCCTTCCGCTTTCAACCACTCCGTAGATATATCTTATGCTTATATCGCCGAACAAGGGATGAGGCGGCTGAATGGTGTCTTTTTGAATGCCGACTACGGAATGAATTTCATCGACGACGGCGCCGAAGGTTTGCTCTCCTACTGTTACGATAAGCAGGTTTTCCAGCTCGTCGATTTTCTTGGCCGGC from Treponema parvum harbors:
- a CDS encoding response regulator, coding for MKTKQDFPSINERPPEGVKPDGSKYRVLIVDDSLFVAKQLGQILASEGYEVIATAEDGKDGLDKYKELFPNVDLVTMDITMPKMDGITALEQIMAFDKNAKVIMVSALGKEELVKKSLLLGAKNYIIKPLDRKKVLERISASLNK
- a CDS encoding chemotaxis protein CheX, with product MRVEYINPFVEISYNVLKEVLDGSDVKRGNLYLKSTAMPMMGVAALVGLAGDVEGRVLFDMTSDTALKIASKMNNETLTSFDDLAKATISELANIITAQAVTKLHELGFKFDLTPPVLFVGEKMEIAALSGNSSENIEALIVPLITEYGKVEINVSIRERT
- the efp gene encoding elongation factor P produces the protein MIRGGEINKGTVLLIKNAPYLVVEREFVNPGKGTAFARCKLKNLKDGSVLSQQVFKTPDMVEDATVETINAQFMYSEPENHIFQNTQTFDQISVPVELNPDLKYYLRDDVDYQIVIWEENPIDVKIPQKMVFTVAESENYVKGDTVSGATKPVTTETGLTVRVPLFIKQNEKIMINTETNEYLERINK
- a CDS encoding CheR family methyltransferase; translation: MDASNELAVKNQTDTELLDKDDENSEKEKISAVDFKMITFSLAGKDYAIDIMKIKEIAKVGHFTYVPNVLPFVVGVYNLRGDIIPIIDFRLFFNIDVPAKKIDELENLLIVTVGEQTFGAVVDEIHSVVGIQKDTIQPPHPLFGDISIRYIYGVVESGRQLYILLDIDRIFSGKIDAEIAKPIKPVVLQQPSAAAPAGRSAANAVPSSSPANAASAAASSEASDKDYNFIVHDLQAIEEFYVSHINESWVKRRFAEWVKLCAGKTTQLQNKEKADEFLGPFWSKGSSSWWPRALADNIYKLLPDNVAKQIIVWNIGCGKGHETYSLACLLKKRYPEAKIRIYAHDKDLLNVSNAPLLSIEASFANDWYAPYVTHKANGEYTFTQEIKDSIMFEYHDCSNTNVLPMVDIIFARDVVSLLPQNVQDPLIDDFAEKLKGNGIVVLGENESLSARHGWEEKMIDSLFIYSKQ